Proteins encoded within one genomic window of Candidatus Syntrophocurvum alkaliphilum:
- a CDS encoding methyl-accepting chemotaxis protein — protein sequence MKKNVTKNSSRTIRDVNELLNFNFINSITLKIIIIITLTFLLSAPIAQLINNFINDIGLINEDIGAFVNTFVNLIVINLIVIFFMSRMIIKPLKEHIKKLHEISTGNISENVEVKSKDEFSQLALATNATINRLNDLVGKIQTSAVETNNTTSNLESSLNHIKNSSNEVAKAIEEIATSATEQAQSIDEGSLKSSQLGQAIENNQTDIKSISNITENISVLVKEGLEDMEDLSKTTDVSSIATKDVYDVILKTNESSKQIGETSDVIASIAEQTNLLALNAAIESARAGEAGRGFSVVAEEIRKLAEQSADSTKAIDEVVNELQNNSNAVVETMEKVFSVSKEQENKVMNSKEKYMLIAEAINKAEKAVRKLNVSGEEMEVMKNEILSTLQNLSELAEKNSTFTEEVSSSIQEQTAAIENITNISEDASKSADDLTATVEEFDI from the coding sequence ATGAAAAAAAATGTTACTAAAAATAGTAGTAGAACAATTAGAGATGTTAACGAATTATTAAACTTTAATTTTATTAATAGTATTACACTGAAAATTATAATAATAATTACTTTAACTTTTCTATTAAGTGCTCCAATTGCCCAATTAATTAACAACTTTATAAATGATATTGGACTTATTAATGAAGATATAGGTGCTTTTGTTAATACGTTTGTAAATTTAATTGTTATTAATCTAATCGTAATATTTTTTATGAGTCGAATGATTATTAAACCTCTAAAAGAACATATTAAAAAGCTCCATGAAATCAGTACTGGTAACATATCTGAAAATGTAGAAGTAAAAAGTAAAGATGAATTTTCACAGCTTGCTCTAGCAACAAATGCAACTATTAACAGATTAAATGACCTAGTTGGAAAAATTCAAACAAGTGCAGTTGAAACAAATAATACTACCTCTAATCTAGAAAGTAGCTTAAATCATATTAAAAACAGTTCCAATGAAGTTGCAAAAGCAATTGAAGAAATTGCGACTAGTGCTACTGAGCAAGCTCAAAGCATAGACGAAGGATCATTGAAATCATCACAATTAGGACAAGCTATAGAAAACAATCAAACAGATATAAAAAGTATAAGCAATATAACAGAAAATATAAGTGTCCTTGTAAAGGAAGGCTTAGAGGACATGGAAGACTTATCTAAAACAACCGATGTGAGTAGTATAGCAACAAAAGATGTGTATGATGTAATATTAAAGACTAATGAAAGTTCTAAGCAGATAGGAGAAACTAGTGATGTTATTGCTTCAATAGCTGAACAAACTAATCTATTGGCTTTAAATGCCGCAATAGAATCAGCACGAGCAGGGGAAGCTGGTAGAGGGTTTTCCGTAGTTGCGGAGGAAATAAGAAAGTTAGCTGAACAATCTGCTGATTCTACTAAAGCAATAGATGAAGTTGTAAATGAATTGCAAAATAATTCAAATGCAGTTGTTGAAACTATGGAAAAAGTTTTTTCAGTTTCCAAAGAACAAGAAAATAAAGTAATGAATAGTAAAGAAAAATATATGCTCATTGCTGAAGCAATAAATAAAGCAGAAAAAGCAGTAAGAAAATTAAATGTTTCTGGAGAAGAAATGGAAGTTATGAAAAATGAAATTTTGAGCACATTGCAAAATTTATCAGAACTAGCCGAAAAGAATTCTACTTTTACTGAAGAAGTTTCATCCTCTATACAAGAGCAAACTGCAGCTATAGAAAATATTACAAATATTAGTGAAGATGCATCAAAATCAGCAGATGACTTAACTGCTACAGTTGAAGAATTTGATATATAA
- a CDS encoding AzlC family ABC transporter permease, whose protein sequence is MNNRELIEGIRDSFPVVLGYMPLGFAFGVLANEVGLTVFQATLMSILCFTGAGQYIAIGLLSAGGAIITIIAANFLVNLRYLLFATSLVPFIKNIPTTKASLLTYGLTDETYAVAINRYQEKEATASYMAGLNITSHISWISSTFFGAMLGTLITNTDKIGLNFALPAMYICLLVLLIKRRSDVYVALFTAGLCLVIAYFIPGTMTNLSNIIVATLVGATLGMLIRERD, encoded by the coding sequence ATGAACAATAGAGAACTAATCGAAGGTATAAGGGATTCATTCCCAGTAGTCTTGGGTTATATGCCACTAGGCTTTGCTTTTGGTGTTTTAGCCAATGAGGTTGGATTGACTGTTTTTCAGGCAACACTAATGTCTATATTATGTTTTACAGGAGCTGGCCAATATATAGCTATTGGGTTGTTAAGTGCTGGTGGTGCTATAATAACTATTATTGCTGCTAACTTTCTAGTAAACCTAAGATATTTATTATTTGCTACATCACTTGTACCATTTATAAAGAATATCCCAACAACTAAAGCAAGTCTTTTAACATATGGACTAACAGATGAAACTTATGCAGTTGCAATTAACAGATACCAAGAAAAAGAAGCAACTGCATCATATATGGCAGGTTTAAATATTACTTCTCATATAAGCTGGATAAGCAGTACTTTTTTTGGAGCGATGCTTGGTACACTTATTACAAATACTGATAAAATAGGTTTGAATTTTGCTTTACCTGCTATGTATATATGTTTATTAGTTTTATTAATTAAAAGACGCAGTGATGTATATGTAGCATTATTTACAGCGGGATTGTGTTTGGTTATAGCTTATTTTATACCAGGTACTATGACAAATTTATCTAATATAATAGTTGCAACATTAGTAGGTGCAACATTGGGGATGTTGATTCGTGAACGAGATTAA
- a CDS encoding AzlD domain-containing protein, translating into MNEINIFLMIIGVAIVSMLPRILPVALLSRFEFPPILKEWLSYIAPAVLGALTAISILAPHGSIDISVSNIYIWAFIPTFIVAVKTKSLFYTLLVGIIVMAIIYNLTIT; encoded by the coding sequence GTGAACGAGATTAATATATTTTTAATGATTATTGGTGTAGCTATAGTAAGCATGCTACCAAGAATTTTACCTGTAGCTTTACTATCTAGATTTGAATTTCCGCCTATATTAAAAGAATGGTTATCATATATAGCCCCTGCAGTATTAGGAGCATTAACTGCCATAAGTATTTTAGCACCTCATGGTAGTATAGATATAAGTGTTTCTAATATTTATATATGGGCATTTATACCAACATTTATAGTAGCAGTTAAAACAAAAAGCTTATTTTATACATTGTTAGTGGGAATAATAGTTATGGCTATAATATACAATTTAACTATTACTTAA
- a CDS encoding Lon protease family protein — MNISRYKVKSNRLRQTCNPSIFKFQSTKELKPLRGIIGQSRAIRALDFGLDIENFGYNIYLSGLNGTGKTTLAREMLETKAKKKPSPSDWCYVFNFQNQDNPTALELPAGKGKEFKKDIANQIEEAINEIIKTFESDEFEYQKNEILKELIEETNEMYLELDKTARSYGFSISRTQEGIASVPLKDGEAMPQDAYITMTEEEKNDLMKKSTIVQEKINEAFRKYKDLEKGIKERIKDLETKTAINVTESYFQFLSNKYGKYIGVKEYLDDMNKDLIENVDSFVEKEEDYSPIKLFRQKDKKSLMKRYQVNLFIDNSHLDHAPVIFESNPTYANLFGQIEYEGEFGILATDFLKIKPGSIHKANGGYLVLHLQDLANNFYVWDTLKRVIKNREIIVESLSKNLGLNSTETLQPQAIPTEIKIILIGEPIYYYLLYSRDEEFQKLFKIKAEFDIEMPRTTKYMREYARFISSVCEREGLKHFNPEAVASVVEHGIRLAEDKTKLTTLFSKITELIYESNGWARNDKAELVERKHVIKAITEKNLRSSLREEKIQEYIKKDTLMINVNSKKIGEINGLAVYELGDHIFGKPVRITAKTFRGEKGLVNIEREIKMSGNIHSKGVFTLNGYMGDQYAQDKPLSLSASLTFEQSYQGIEGDSASSAELFALLSSLAGIPINQGIAVTGSVNQNGEIQPVGGVNQKIEGFYKICKEKGFNGRQGIIIPQKNVAQLMLDEEVVEAVKARKFSIWAIEHIDEGIEILTGYKAGTKDENGVFSPQTFHCFVNNKLKEWSLKRITSDEKHEISDVTHQVRARRRRLR, encoded by the coding sequence TTGAATATAAGTCGATATAAGGTAAAGTCAAATAGGCTAAGGCAAACCTGTAACCCTTCTATTTTTAAATTTCAAAGTACAAAGGAATTAAAACCACTTAGAGGAATTATAGGTCAATCAAGAGCTATTAGAGCTTTAGATTTTGGTCTTGATATTGAAAACTTTGGATATAACATATATTTATCAGGTTTAAATGGTACCGGTAAAACAACATTGGCTCGGGAAATGTTAGAAACGAAAGCTAAAAAAAAGCCTAGCCCATCAGATTGGTGCTATGTTTTTAACTTTCAAAATCAAGATAATCCAACAGCATTAGAGCTTCCTGCTGGTAAAGGAAAAGAATTTAAAAAAGATATTGCCAACCAAATAGAAGAAGCCATAAACGAAATAATAAAAACTTTTGAATCTGATGAATTTGAATATCAAAAAAATGAAATACTCAAGGAATTAATCGAAGAAACAAACGAAATGTATCTTGAACTTGATAAAACTGCTCGTTCTTATGGTTTTTCCATATCGAGAACTCAAGAGGGCATTGCAAGTGTACCATTAAAAGATGGTGAAGCTATGCCTCAGGATGCTTATATAACTATGACAGAAGAAGAAAAAAATGATTTAATGAAAAAAAGTACTATTGTTCAAGAAAAAATAAATGAAGCATTTAGGAAATATAAAGATTTAGAAAAAGGTATTAAAGAAAGAATAAAAGATTTGGAAACAAAAACCGCAATTAATGTAACAGAAAGCTATTTTCAATTTTTAAGTAATAAATATGGAAAATATATAGGTGTTAAAGAATACTTAGATGATATGAATAAAGATTTAATTGAAAATGTTGATTCTTTTGTTGAAAAAGAAGAAGATTATAGTCCTATAAAGCTATTTAGACAAAAAGACAAAAAATCCTTAATGAAAAGATATCAGGTGAATTTATTTATTGATAATTCTCACTTAGATCATGCTCCAGTAATCTTCGAAAGTAATCCCACTTATGCAAATCTTTTTGGACAAATAGAATATGAAGGTGAATTTGGTATATTAGCAACTGATTTTTTAAAAATAAAGCCGGGTTCAATTCACAAGGCAAATGGAGGATACTTAGTTTTACATTTGCAAGATCTAGCCAACAATTTTTATGTTTGGGATACATTAAAACGTGTAATAAAAAATAGAGAAATTATAGTTGAAAGCCTTAGTAAAAACTTGGGGCTAAACAGTACCGAAACCCTTCAACCTCAAGCTATTCCAACAGAAATAAAAATAATATTAATTGGTGAACCTATTTACTATTATTTACTTTATTCTAGAGACGAAGAGTTTCAAAAATTATTTAAAATCAAAGCAGAATTTGATATAGAAATGCCTCGTACAACTAAATATATGCGTGAATATGCACGTTTTATTAGTTCCGTATGTGAGAGAGAAGGTCTAAAACATTTTAACCCTGAAGCTGTAGCTAGTGTAGTTGAACATGGTATTCGACTAGCAGAAGATAAAACTAAACTTACGACTTTATTTAGTAAAATAACAGAATTAATTTATGAATCAAATGGCTGGGCACGCAATGATAAAGCTGAATTAGTAGAAAGAAAACATGTTATCAAAGCAATTACTGAAAAGAATTTACGGTCATCACTAAGAGAAGAAAAAATACAAGAATATATTAAAAAAGATACTTTAATGATAAATGTAAATTCTAAAAAAATTGGTGAAATTAATGGGTTAGCAGTATATGAATTGGGAGACCACATTTTTGGGAAACCAGTAAGAATTACAGCAAAAACTTTTAGGGGTGAAAAAGGTCTTGTAAATATTGAAAGAGAAATAAAAATGAGTGGAAACATTCATAGTAAGGGTGTTTTCACATTAAATGGATATATGGGTGATCAATACGCTCAAGACAAACCATTATCTTTATCGGCAAGTCTAACTTTTGAACAGAGTTACCAAGGGATAGAAGGAGATAGTGCTTCTAGTGCAGAACTATTTGCACTACTTTCAAGCTTAGCAGGTATACCCATTAATCAAGGTATAGCAGTAACAGGTTCTGTAAATCAAAATGGTGAAATTCAACCTGTTGGAGGAGTAAATCAAAAAATAGAAGGTTTTTATAAAATATGCAAAGAAAAAGGATTTAATGGTAGGCAAGGCATAATAATACCACAAAAAAATGTAGCACAATTAATGCTTGATGAAGAAGTTGTAGAAGCAGTGAAAGCACGGAAATTTAGCATATGGGCCATTGAACATATAGATGAAGGAATAGAAATATTAACAGGATATAAAGCTGGAACGAAGGATGAAAATGGTGTGTTTTCTCCACAAACTTTTCATTGCTTTGTAAACAATAAATTAAAGGAGTGGAGTTTAAAACGTATTACATCAGATGAAAAACATGAAATATCTGATGTTACACACCAAGTTAGAGCTAGAAGAAGGAGGCTTCGTTAG
- a CDS encoding alpha/beta hydrolase codes for MKIEIKDANKHLASYIIMPEEEAKYILVACHGFRGGKENSGQLFEFAKKLNNIGIGVCAFDFSGCGESLGKFEDITLSRQVSDLKLVVDYLDNKYKLPIILLGRSFGGSTILAAYDTDNIVGYILWSTPVLLKETFSTIFKDDYLKLKNGSSVKINDDGDEFNLNPQLVQDFYNHDFILYLSNIEQKPVLVVHGLNDDVVDPKNAMIIKNYIKDCRLCLIKDADHRFANKEEEREEITLKWLKEKLNAIR; via the coding sequence ATGAAAATAGAAATTAAAGATGCAAATAAACATTTAGCGTCTTATATAATAATGCCTGAAGAAGAAGCTAAATATATTTTAGTTGCGTGTCATGGGTTTCGTGGTGGAAAAGAAAATTCTGGACAATTATTTGAGTTTGCTAAGAAATTAAATAATATAGGCATTGGGGTTTGTGCATTTGATTTTAGTGGGTGTGGAGAAAGCTTAGGAAAATTTGAAGATATAACTTTGAGTCGTCAGGTTTCCGATTTGAAACTTGTTGTTGATTACCTAGATAACAAATACAAGTTGCCAATAATTTTATTGGGTAGAAGCTTTGGAGGTAGTACTATATTAGCTGCCTATGATACAGATAATATTGTAGGTTATATACTATGGTCAACTCCAGTACTTTTAAAAGAAACATTCTCCACTATATTTAAAGACGATTATTTAAAGCTTAAAAATGGCAGTTCCGTTAAAATAAATGATGATGGAGATGAATTTAATTTAAACCCCCAGTTAGTCCAAGATTTTTATAATCATGATTTTATACTCTATTTATCTAATATTGAACAAAAACCTGTTCTTGTCGTACATGGTCTAAATGATGATGTGGTTGATCCTAAAAATGCAATGATTATAAAAAACTATATTAAAGATTGTCGTTTATGTTTAATAAAAGATGCGGATCACAGGTTTGCCAATAAAGAAGAAGAAAGAGAAGAAATAACCTTAAAATGGTTAAAAGAAAAGTTAAATGCAATAAGGTGA
- a CDS encoding YigZ family protein gives MFKTIAKEIVAEHEVKKSRFIAYICPVNTEEEVQKIIEQLKIKWPSARHYCYAYILREKPHIERYSDDGEPSGTAGMPILDILKYSELENVVAVVIRYFGGTLLGTGGLVKAYTESVKLAIEKAQIIKMSRSAKIKIVTDYSNYGVIENECKKWGVHIKDVQFTDKVSIYLYVLIQEVDDLANLLINRTSNNIDFKIEGYEYIDIAKIKSI, from the coding sequence ATGTTTAAAACTATAGCTAAAGAAATAGTTGCAGAACATGAGGTGAAGAAATCACGTTTTATAGCATATATATGTCCAGTTAATACTGAAGAAGAAGTCCAAAAAATAATTGAACAATTAAAAATAAAATGGCCTTCAGCAAGACATTATTGTTATGCATATATATTAAGAGAGAAACCACATATAGAACGCTATAGTGACGATGGAGAGCCTTCTGGTACTGCTGGTATGCCAATTCTTGATATATTAAAATACTCTGAATTAGAAAATGTTGTGGCAGTTGTCATACGTTATTTTGGAGGAACATTATTAGGAACGGGTGGTTTAGTAAAAGCATATACAGAATCAGTCAAACTAGCTATAGAAAAAGCACAAATAATAAAAATGAGTAGATCTGCTAAAATTAAAATTGTAACTGATTATAGTAATTACGGTGTAATAGAAAATGAATGTAAAAAATGGGGTGTACATATAAAAGATGTCCAATTTACAGATAAGGTATCCATTTATTTATATGTATTAATACAAGAAGTTGATGATTTAGCAAATTTATTAATAAATAGAACTAGTAATAATATTGATTTTAAAATTGAAGGCTATGAATATATTGATATAGCTAAAATCAAATCTATTTAA
- the spoIIP gene encoding stage II sporulation protein P, whose protein sequence is MDSITRKYLWIFFGILISVMFVAYVISIMNTTLTPDRSPGHIVEEEIDYYIIKDKDGNVIFETGHELHVDDEYIDEDDIHYRIKSIDGNTATAEKIAKLTSLDLSNNETAPAISPFLRGVLPAQNLRPVHIVMYYTHSDESFIPTSGTASIDGYGDIYQVGETLAEALTTAGISVTNNQENHNPHDVNAYHRSRRTLTTLLAEQPDAAYDIHRDSAPARAYNTVINGTLTSRVMIVIGRGNPNMETNLDYARRLKEAADRIHPGLMRGIFMGRGDYNQDMYPTAILFEIGTQYQTLEMAQKGAQCLADIIIRVKYDFE, encoded by the coding sequence ATGGATTCAATAACAAGAAAATATTTATGGATATTTTTCGGTATTTTAATTTCAGTTATGTTTGTGGCTTATGTTATAAGTATCATGAATACTACGTTAACCCCGGATAGAAGCCCTGGACATATAGTAGAAGAAGAGATTGACTATTATATAATAAAAGATAAGGATGGAAATGTTATATTTGAAACCGGTCATGAATTACATGTAGATGATGAATACATTGACGAAGATGATATTCATTATAGAATTAAAAGTATTGATGGCAATACAGCTACAGCTGAAAAAATTGCTAAACTTACTAGTTTAGATTTAAGTAATAATGAAACTGCTCCTGCTATTAGCCCTTTTTTAAGAGGAGTATTACCTGCTCAAAATCTTAGGCCTGTACATATAGTAATGTATTATACCCACTCTGATGAGTCATTTATACCTACTTCTGGTACAGCAAGTATTGATGGCTATGGAGATATATATCAGGTAGGTGAGACTCTTGCCGAAGCTTTAACAACTGCAGGAATAAGTGTAACCAATAATCAAGAAAATCATAATCCACATGACGTAAATGCATATCATCGTTCTCGTAGGACTCTAACTACACTATTAGCAGAGCAACCCGATGCTGCATATGATATTCATCGTGACTCTGCTCCAGCTAGAGCTTATAATACAGTAATTAATGGTACACTTACTTCTCGTGTAATGATTGTTATAGGTAGAGGAAATCCTAATATGGAGACTAACTTAGATTATGCTAGACGCTTAAAAGAAGCGGCAGATAGGATACATCCAGGTTTAATGAGAGGAATATTTATGGGTCGAGGAGATTATAATCAAGATATGTACCCAACGGCTATTCTATTTGAAATAGGTACTCAGTACCAAACACTAGAAATGGCTCAAAAAGGTGCACAATGTTTAGCTGATATTATTATTAGAGTTAAATATGACTTTGAATAA
- a CDS encoding adenosylhomocysteinase, translated as MNTIINEKSRRKSIIKDISLASSGYKKLAWASKNMPVLNILKEEYKNNQPLKGKIIVCCLHLEAKTGYLLQTLQTAGADVVACASNPLSTQDDVVAALVDSGITVYAYYGESTEDYHRFLEYALDCMPDAIIDDGADVVSILHKTRKEQAKNIIGGCEETTTGIVRLKSMDKDKALLFPMMAVNDAYMKYLFDNRYGTGQSVWDGINRTTNLVVAGKSVVVIGYGWCGKGVAMRALGMGAKIIVTEIDPIKANEALMDGFEVMPMSEAAKIGDIFITVTGNINVIRKEHMEVMKDNAIMCNAGHFDVEVSKGDLEALSVSKRIVRDNIEEFVLEDNRKLYLLAEGRLVNLAAGDGHPAEVMDLSFSLQALSLMYVIENRDKLANHVYNVPESIDEKVAYMKLKAEGINIDKLTDEQQAYIDSWDV; from the coding sequence ATGAATACCATAATTAACGAAAAATCTCGTAGAAAATCTATTATAAAGGACATTTCACTTGCCAGTTCGGGCTACAAAAAATTAGCTTGGGCGAGTAAAAATATGCCTGTTCTCAATATATTAAAAGAAGAATATAAAAATAACCAACCTTTAAAAGGAAAAATAATTGTTTGTTGTCTACATTTAGAAGCTAAAACAGGTTATCTATTACAAACATTGCAAACTGCAGGAGCTGATGTTGTAGCGTGTGCTAGTAATCCATTATCAACTCAAGACGATGTTGTAGCAGCCTTAGTAGACTCAGGAATCACTGTTTATGCTTATTATGGTGAAAGTACAGAAGATTATCATCGTTTTTTAGAATATGCTTTAGATTGTATGCCTGATGCAATTATAGATGATGGTGCAGATGTAGTCTCAATACTACATAAAACCCGTAAGGAACAAGCTAAGAACATCATAGGTGGATGTGAAGAAACTACTACTGGTATTGTTAGACTAAAATCTATGGATAAAGATAAGGCTTTATTGTTCCCTATGATGGCTGTTAATGATGCTTATATGAAGTATTTGTTTGATAATCGTTATGGAACCGGGCAATCAGTTTGGGATGGAATTAATAGAACTACTAACCTTGTTGTTGCAGGTAAGAGTGTTGTTGTTATAGGCTATGGGTGGTGTGGTAAAGGTGTTGCTATGCGTGCATTAGGCATGGGAGCAAAAATTATTGTCACAGAAATAGATCCTATAAAAGCAAATGAAGCACTAATGGATGGGTTTGAAGTTATGCCCATGTCAGAAGCGGCTAAAATTGGTGATATATTTATAACTGTAACAGGAAATATAAATGTAATAAGAAAAGAACACATGGAAGTTATGAAGGATAACGCGATTATGTGTAATGCTGGACATTTTGATGTTGAAGTTTCAAAAGGTGATTTAGAAGCTTTATCTGTTAGCAAAAGAATTGTTAGAGATAATATAGAAGAATTTGTACTAGAAGATAATCGAAAGCTTTATTTGCTAGCTGAAGGTAGACTAGTTAATTTAGCCGCAGGTGATGGACATCCTGCAGAAGTAATGGATTTAAGTTTTTCTCTTCAAGCTTTATCATTAATGTATGTAATAGAAAACAGAGATAAGTTAGCTAATCACGTATATAATGTTCCTGAATCCATAGATGAAAAAGTAGCTTATATGAAACTAAAAGCTGAAGGCATTAATATTGATAAATTAACTGATGAACAGCAAGCTTATATAGATAGCTGGGATGTATAA
- a CDS encoding glycosyltransferase family 4 protein, producing MKVLMFSWEYPPHMVGGLGQHVFDLSRFLVNQGIEVHVITPSVEGYNEYEFNNLVHIHRVDSPIREAKNFKAGIFKFNSEAIRAAVKLNTQVNGFNLVHAHDWLVAYAGRSIAKIFNLPLVSTIHATEYGRNLGLHNRMQIEINEIEKNLATEADRVICCSNYMQNAICNLFGLMPDDITIIPNGVDSKNLLCLPEDPEFKVNEEDQIVFFIGRLVPEKGVWQLINAFSQVLKSVPNAKLVIAGKGQKKVLEELVKKLGIKNRVFFTGFIRDKERNYVYNKASVAVFPSLYEPFGIVALEAMITNTPVIVGDVGGLSEIIENMDTGIKVKPGDEDELATAIVSILLDDKLANTLKTNALKLVESIYNWEVVAKSTIEVYKQAIFIKQKKYNIE from the coding sequence GTGAAGGTATTAATGTTTAGTTGGGAGTATCCACCTCACATGGTTGGAGGATTAGGTCAACATGTTTTTGATTTAAGTAGATTTTTAGTTAATCAAGGAATAGAGGTACATGTTATTACTCCTAGTGTCGAAGGATATAATGAATATGAATTTAATAATTTAGTTCATATTCATAGAGTTGACAGTCCTATTAGAGAAGCAAAAAATTTTAAAGCAGGTATTTTTAAGTTCAATAGTGAGGCTATAAGGGCTGCAGTAAAGCTAAATACACAAGTTAATGGATTTAATTTAGTACACGCTCATGATTGGCTTGTGGCTTATGCAGGAAGATCAATAGCTAAGATATTTAACTTACCATTGGTTTCAACAATTCATGCAACTGAATATGGAAGAAACTTAGGCTTACATAATAGAATGCAAATAGAAATTAATGAAATAGAAAAAAATCTTGCGACAGAAGCAGATAGGGTTATTTGCTGTAGTAACTATATGCAAAATGCAATATGTAATTTATTCGGCTTAATGCCAGATGATATAACAATAATACCTAATGGGGTTGATTCAAAAAACTTATTATGTCTACCTGAGGATCCTGAATTTAAAGTAAATGAAGAAGACCAAATTGTGTTTTTTATAGGGAGGCTTGTTCCTGAAAAAGGTGTTTGGCAATTGATTAATGCTTTTTCACAAGTGCTTAAAAGTGTCCCAAATGCTAAACTTGTTATTGCTGGAAAGGGCCAAAAAAAAGTGCTTGAAGAATTAGTAAAAAAGTTAGGCATTAAAAATAGAGTGTTTTTTACTGGATTCATAAGGGATAAGGAACGAAATTATGTTTACAATAAAGCCTCTGTAGCGGTATTTCCAAGTCTGTATGAACCTTTTGGAATAGTAGCACTTGAAGCTATGATAACAAATACTCCGGTTATTGTAGGTGATGTAGGTGGATTGTCTGAAATAATTGAAAATATGGATACTGGTATAAAGGTGAAACCAGGTGATGAAGATGAGCTTGCCACTGCAATTGTATCAATTCTTTTAGATGATAAATTAGCAAATACTCTCAAGACTAATGCGTTGAAATTAGTAGAGTCAATTTACAACTGGGAGGTGGTTGCTAAATCTACAATTGAAGTATATAAACAAGCAATCTTTATCAAACAAAAAAAATATAATATTGAATAG